The Vibrio rhizosphaerae genome contains the following window.
AAGCGAATCACCTGCTCAACGTCGGCCTCGGTTATAAAGGTCGCAAAAGGCAGAGTCTGGTCTAAGTCATCAAAGTTGATGCCATGATGTTTATGGACGACCATCAGCGCACCGGGATAAATCGGCAATGTCACGGTATCGACCGGCGCTTCTTGAATCTCGGGATTAATCCCCATCTGCTGACGCAATCTTGCCCGGGTTGTTTTCAGCGTCTGAGAAACCGCAGACTGCACCGATGCCGGAGCCGCCTTTACCGACTCTTGTGCCAGTGTCACCGGCGGCAGAGCAAACAGACCACTGAAGGCGAGGCTTGCGATATATACTCGTTTTTTCATTAACTTACCTTTTATTACAACAAATCACCGCATTGACCGGCTGATGAGCCTCACGCCAAGTTAGGCACTCTGAAGAACCCGGCGGATAATTTCCTTCATCGGCGGAACGCAGTGGCTGAAATGAACTTTGTAGCCGTCACACAAATAGTTTTTATTCGGAATACCATTCGATGAAAGTGAGAAGCGATGTTTCGGACACCCACCATGGCAAACTGCTTTCACCGGACACTGCAGACAATCAACGGAGATATCCTTCGATTTACTTTGCGAAAACTGGATCTGCTGTTCACTGTTAACCATCTTGAGCAGATTATTGTGGTGAATATTCCCCAGTTTATTGTCGGGAAAAACAAAGTGATCGCACGAATAGACATCACCGTTCGCTTCTAATGCCAGATTGGCACCACACTCTTCAGAGAAAACACAACTGCCTTTACCACCGATAAGCTGGGTCATGGTCTGCTCAAAATTCATCACAAAATACTGGCCGATGTCATGTTTCTGCCATTCGTCAAAAATGGTATTCAGAAAATGACCATAAGCGGCGGAAGGCACCGTCCACGGGGCAACCTGACACGGATCTGAAAAGTCGGGCTTAATCAGGAACAGGCCGTTGGCATCCGCCTGATTGGCAATCCGCTCGACCAGCGGAATAAACTGCATGTAATGACTGCCGATGGCTTTTAAAGCACGGTAGACTTCCAGCGGTTCATGGACATTATGCTCACTGACTACTGTCAGCGTATTAAATTCGACTTGATATTTTTTCAATAACTCAATGGCTTCAATCACCTTGTCATAAGTATTTTTGCCTGACTTCGTGCGCCGATAGCGATTATGATGCTCGGCGTTACCATCAATAGAAAGGCCGATCAGAAATTGATGACGGTGAAAAAATTTCGCCCAGCTCGGCGTCAGGTTCAGGCCATTGGTCTGGAAAAAGTTATTAATCTGTTTTCCCTGTGCATAACGCTGTTGATACGCCACTGCTTTTTCAAAAAACGCCAATCCAGCCAGAGTCGGTTCCCCGCCTTGCCAGATAAAGTCGATAACCGGTGCCGACTGGGATTCAATATTAGTTTTTACATAGTTTTTCAGCGTCTCTTCATCCATTTGCCAGTTCTGTTTCCGGCTCGGATAAAGTTTCTCCTTCTCCAGATAGAAACAGTATTCGCAATCAATGTTACACACGGAGCCGGTCGGCTTCGACAAGAGCTGAAAATTTTCAATCTGGTTTTGCATCACAGTGTCCTCACGTATTCGATGAGACAGGGCCGTCATACCGACGACAGCCCTGATTCGCTTTGTTATTAATCTTTGTATTGAGACCCGTTATTGAAACGTGTAGCTCTGGCTTGCACTTTCTTTCCAACCATATCTTACGGATTTGAATTCAATTTTATGTACCCCTTGCGGGACTTTGAGTGCCTTGGTATACAACTCCCAGTCTCCGTCATCAAATCGATAACCGATCGATGCGTTCTGAGTCCGGTTCACAATCGAAAATGTCTTGAAT
Protein-coding sequences here:
- a CDS encoding anaerobic sulfatase maturase; this encodes MQNQIENFQLLSKPTGSVCNIDCEYCFYLEKEKLYPSRKQNWQMDEETLKNYVKTNIESQSAPVIDFIWQGGEPTLAGLAFFEKAVAYQQRYAQGKQINNFFQTNGLNLTPSWAKFFHRHQFLIGLSIDGNAEHHNRYRRTKSGKNTYDKVIEAIELLKKYQVEFNTLTVVSEHNVHEPLEVYRALKAIGSHYMQFIPLVERIANQADANGLFLIKPDFSDPCQVAPWTVPSAAYGHFLNTIFDEWQKHDIGQYFVMNFEQTMTQLIGGKGSCVFSEECGANLALEANGDVYSCDHFVFPDNKLGNIHHNNLLKMVNSEQQIQFSQSKSKDISVDCLQCPVKAVCHGGCPKHRFSLSSNGIPNKNYLCDGYKVHFSHCVPPMKEIIRRVLQSA